Proteins co-encoded in one Salvia splendens isolate huo1 chromosome 4, SspV2, whole genome shotgun sequence genomic window:
- the LOC121801377 gene encoding phospholipase A1 PLIP2, chloroplastic-like, with protein MDALCLKAGIHGITAPPIDAAGSAAADRPYVSSRNFPWGFTFRLPPLRSLWSGTKIRWEPAIAVGDAVLAEKDEAVDERGNENWVSKVLHFYSLRKGAETRVKLEENSGNSVEVENEECDVCDVDDERIEFDRESFSKLLRKVSLAESRLYAQLSYLGSLAYCIPQIKPGNLLRNHGLKLVTSSIEKKELALKIEKEKESAENLQKPVAQAEDAERDESGEAEGVEAEAEGNRVSSAAYQIAASAASYFHSHTKVILSLRSSNSKQSESCVVDTSGCNAGVNMMNHDMASFMATTDSMAAVVAAEEEVKQAVADDLNSTLTCPCEWFICNDDQTATRFFVIQGSESLASWKANLLFEPIQFEGFNVFVHRGIYEAAKGIYEHMLPAILSHLETHGDRAKLRFTGHSLGGSLSVLVNLMLLIRGGAPRSSLLPVITYGAPSIMCGGDRLLHDLGLPQNHVRSITMHRDIVPRAFSCNYPNHVAEFLKAVNGNFRNHPCLDKQKLLYTPMGELLILQPDDKFSPNHDLLPPGSGLYILTCSASDMAEAEKQVHAAQVVFLNSPHPLEILSDRSSYGSEGSIQRDHDMLSYLKSVRNVIGHELNRVRRARREERRKVWWPAVAPSGGVIVRRLVMQGQGQGQFNFSGMVRTGRESLKRFSTLVASQHMHLFVVLMFPALGNCGSINIS; from the exons ATGGATGCTTTGTGTTTGAAGGCAGGGATTCACGGAATCACGGCACCGCCGATTGATGCTGCCGGGAGTGCGGCGGCGGATAGGCCGTATGTTTCGTCGAGAAATTTCCCTTGGGGATTCACTTTCCGGCTGCCGCCACTGAGATCGCTATGGTCGGGGACCAAAATCAGGTGGGAGCCGGCTATTGCAGTGGGCGACGCGGTTTTGGCAGAAAAGGATGAAGCCGTGGATGAGAGGGGCAATGAGAATTGGGTTTCCAAGGTTTTGCATTTCTATTCGTTGAGAAAGGGGGCGGAAACGAGGGTGAAATTGGAAGAAAATAGTGGAAATTCTGTTGAGGTTGAGAATGAAGAATGTGATGTGTGCGATGTTGACGATGAGAGGATTGAATTTGACAGGGAATCGTTTTCGAAGCTGCTTCGAAAAGTTTCTCTGGCGGAATCGAGATTATATGCTCAGTTATCTTATTTGGGAAGCTTGGCTTATTGCATTCCTCAAATCAAG CCCGGGAATCTTCTGAGAAATCATGGATTAAAGCTGGTGACTTCATCCATAGAGAAGAAAGAGTTGGCATTGAAGattgagaaagagaaagaatCAGCTGAAAACCTACAAAAACCAGTAGCTCAAGCTGAGGATGCCGAGAGGGATGAATCCGGAGAAGCAGAAGGCGTTGAGGCGGAGGCTGAAGGGAACCGCGTTTCTTCTGCAGCTTACCAGATTGCTGCTTCGGCTGCTTCTTATTTCCATTCTCATACAAAGGTCATTCTTAGCTTGAGATCATCCAATTCGAAGCAGAGTGAGAGTTGCGTGGTAGATACAAGTGGATGCAATGCAGGTGTCAATATGATGAATCATGATATGGCCTCATTTATGGCAACTACTGATTCGATGGCAGCAGTTGTTGCTGCGGAGGAGGAGGTAAAGCAGGCTGTGGCTGATGATCTCAACTCGACCCTCACATGTCCGTGCGAGTGGTTCATTTGCAATGATGATCAAACTGCAACAAGATTCTTTGTTATACAG GGATCTGAGTCACTGGCTTCATGGAAGGCCAATCTACTTTTCGAGCCGATTCAGTTTGAG GGATTCAACGTTTTTGTGCACAGAGGTATCTATGAGGCTGCAAAAGGGATCTACGAGCATATGTTACCTGCAATTCTTTCACACCTCGAGACTCATGGAGATCGTGCCAAACTCCGTTTCACGGGGCATTCTCTTGGTGGGAGTTTATCAGTGCTTGTGAATCTCATGCTGCTGATTAGAGGTGGAGCGCCTCGTTCTTCATTGCTTCCAGTCATAACTTATGGAGCACCATCAATCATGTGTGGAGGGGATCGTCTGCTTCATGACCTTGGGCTGCCACAGAATCATGTGAGGTCGATCACAATGCATCGAGACATTGTTCCTCGAGCATTCTCTTGCAACTACCCGAACCACGTTGCTGAATTTCTCAAGGCTGTAAATGGGAATTTCCGCAACCATCCCTGCCTTGATAAACAG AAGCTTTTATACACGCCAATGGGCGAGCTTCTGATTCTCCAACCAGACGACAAATTCTCTCCCAACCACGACCTCCTTCCTCCGGGCAGTGGTCTGTATATCCTGACATGCTCAGCTTCAGACATGGCCGAGGCAGAGAAGCAGGTCCACGCTGCACAAGTCGTGTTCCTGAACTCGCCACACCCTCTCGAGATACTGAGTGACCGGTCTTCATATGGCTCCGAGGGCAGCATTCAGAGAGACCACGACATGCTCTCGTATCTCAAGTCTGTGAGAAACGTGATTGGGCATGAACTCAACCGTGTGAGGAGAGCTAGGAGGGAAGAGCGTCGGAAAGTATGGTGGCCGGCTGTGGCGCCTAGTGGTGGTGTGATTGTGAGGCGGCTGGTTATGCAAGGGCAAGGGCAGGGGCAGTTCAATTTCTCGGGCATGGTTCGGACGGGGCGGGAGTCGCTGAAACGGTTCAGCACGTTGGTTGCGTCGCAGCATATGCATCTGTTTGTGGTGCTCATGTTCCCTGCTCTAGGAAATTGTGGGTCCATCAACATTAGTTAG